In the genome of Populus trichocarpa isolate Nisqually-1 chromosome 6, P.trichocarpa_v4.1, whole genome shotgun sequence, one region contains:
- the LOC7484696 gene encoding nudix hydrolase 26, chloroplastic isoform X3, translating to MESCHSIVRSYYIYRFVTPNCPINLNKFASVPLSGSSCAALSLTRSRRRSRRRELPPSMETPPDGYRRNVGICLVNSSKKGGAGEGEDLLTAAMRELREETGVTSAEFVAEAPYWLTYDFPPQTRERLSRRWGTNYKGQTQKWFLFKFTGKEDEINLLGDGSETPEFKDWAWLLPERVLELAVDFKKPVYEQVMKVFGPYLQADADEDSAAQNETEAEVCKITHCGFTARLFLRTNNCISR from the exons ATGGAGTCGTGTCATAGTATTGTCAGGAGTTATTATATCTATCGATTTGTAACCCCAAATTGCCCTATAAATTTGAACAAATTTGCGAGCGTACCACTGTCTGGCTCTTCGTGCGCCGCCTTATCCTTAACAAGGAGTAGAAGGAGAAGCAGAAGAAGGGAGTTGCCGCCGTCAATGGAGACGCCACCGGATGGGTATAGAAGAAATGTGGGGATTTGTCTCGTTAATTCCTCTAAAAAG GGTGGTGCTGGTGAGGGTGAAGACCTATTGACTGCAGCCATGAGGGAATTGAGGGAAGAAACCGGTGTTACTTCAGCTGAATTTGTGGCAGAG GCACCCTACTGGCTTACTTATGATTTTCCCCCGCAAACCAGAGAGAGACTCAGTCGTAGATGGGGTACCAATTACAAAGGTCAAACACAGAAGTG GTTTCTTTTCAAGTTCACTGGGAAGGAGGATGAGATAAATCTTTTGGGTGATGGAAGTGAAACTCCAGAATTTAAGGACTGGGCATGGTTGTTGCCGGAAAGAGTATTGGAGCTT GCTGTGGATTTCAAGAAGCCAGTCTATGAACAAGTTATGAAGGTATTTGGTCCATATCTTCAGGCAGATGCGGATGAAGATAGTGCAGCACAAAATGAAACCGAGGCCGAAGT ATGCAAAATCACTCACTGTGGTTTTACTGCCCGGCTCTTTCTGAGAACTAACAACTGCATTTCTAGATGA
- the LOC7484696 gene encoding nudix hydrolase 26, chloroplastic isoform X1, translated as MESCHSIVRSYYIYRFVTPNCPINLNKFASVPLSGSSCAALSLTRSRRRSRRRELPPSMETPPDGYRRNVGICLVNSSKKIFTALRINISDTWQMPQGGAGEGEDLLTAAMRELREETGVTSAEFVAEAPYWLTYDFPPQTRERLSRRWGTNYKGQTQKWFLFKFTGKEDEINLLGDGSETPEFKDWAWLLPERVLELAVDFKKPVYEQVMKVFGPYLQADADEDSAAQNETEAEVCKITHCGFTARLFLRTNNCISR; from the exons ATGGAGTCGTGTCATAGTATTGTCAGGAGTTATTATATCTATCGATTTGTAACCCCAAATTGCCCTATAAATTTGAACAAATTTGCGAGCGTACCACTGTCTGGCTCTTCGTGCGCCGCCTTATCCTTAACAAGGAGTAGAAGGAGAAGCAGAAGAAGGGAGTTGCCGCCGTCAATGGAGACGCCACCGGATGGGTATAGAAGAAATGTGGGGATTTGTCTCGTTAATTCCTCTAAAAAG ATATTTACTGCTTTGAGGATAAACATCTCGGACACGTGGCAGATGCCTCAG GGTGGTGCTGGTGAGGGTGAAGACCTATTGACTGCAGCCATGAGGGAATTGAGGGAAGAAACCGGTGTTACTTCAGCTGAATTTGTGGCAGAG GCACCCTACTGGCTTACTTATGATTTTCCCCCGCAAACCAGAGAGAGACTCAGTCGTAGATGGGGTACCAATTACAAAGGTCAAACACAGAAGTG GTTTCTTTTCAAGTTCACTGGGAAGGAGGATGAGATAAATCTTTTGGGTGATGGAAGTGAAACTCCAGAATTTAAGGACTGGGCATGGTTGTTGCCGGAAAGAGTATTGGAGCTT GCTGTGGATTTCAAGAAGCCAGTCTATGAACAAGTTATGAAGGTATTTGGTCCATATCTTCAGGCAGATGCGGATGAAGATAGTGCAGCACAAAATGAAACCGAGGCCGAAGT ATGCAAAATCACTCACTGTGGTTTTACTGCCCGGCTCTTTCTGAGAACTAACAACTGCATTTCTAGATGA
- the LOC7484696 gene encoding nudix hydrolase 26, chloroplastic isoform X4: MESCHSIVRSYYIYRFVTPNCPINLNKFASVPLSGSSCAALSLTRSRRRSRRRELPPSMETPPDGYRRNVGICLVNSSKKGGAGEGEDLLTAAMRELREETGVTSAEFVAEAPYWLTYDFPPQTRERLSRRWGTNYKGQTQKWFLFKFTGKEDEINLLGDGSETPEFKDWAWLLPERVLELAVDFKKPVYEQVMKVFGPYLQADADEDSAAQNETEAEVRDSAK; this comes from the exons ATGGAGTCGTGTCATAGTATTGTCAGGAGTTATTATATCTATCGATTTGTAACCCCAAATTGCCCTATAAATTTGAACAAATTTGCGAGCGTACCACTGTCTGGCTCTTCGTGCGCCGCCTTATCCTTAACAAGGAGTAGAAGGAGAAGCAGAAGAAGGGAGTTGCCGCCGTCAATGGAGACGCCACCGGATGGGTATAGAAGAAATGTGGGGATTTGTCTCGTTAATTCCTCTAAAAAG GGTGGTGCTGGTGAGGGTGAAGACCTATTGACTGCAGCCATGAGGGAATTGAGGGAAGAAACCGGTGTTACTTCAGCTGAATTTGTGGCAGAG GCACCCTACTGGCTTACTTATGATTTTCCCCCGCAAACCAGAGAGAGACTCAGTCGTAGATGGGGTACCAATTACAAAGGTCAAACACAGAAGTG GTTTCTTTTCAAGTTCACTGGGAAGGAGGATGAGATAAATCTTTTGGGTGATGGAAGTGAAACTCCAGAATTTAAGGACTGGGCATGGTTGTTGCCGGAAAGAGTATTGGAGCTT GCTGTGGATTTCAAGAAGCCAGTCTATGAACAAGTTATGAAGGTATTTGGTCCATATCTTCAGGCAGATGCGGATGAAGATAGTGCAGCACAAAATGAAACCGAGGCCGAAGT
- the LOC7484696 gene encoding nudix hydrolase 26, chloroplastic isoform X2, giving the protein MESCHSIVRSYYIYRFVTPNCPINLNKFASVPLSGSSCAALSLTRSRRRSRRRELPPSMETPPDGYRRNVGICLVNSSKKIFTALRINISDTWQMPQGGAGEGEDLLTAAMRELREETGVTSAEFVAEAPYWLTYDFPPQTRERLSRRWGTNYKGQTQKWFLFKFTGKEDEINLLGDGSETPEFKDWAWLLPERVLELAVDFKKPVYEQVMKVFGPYLQADADEDSAAQNETEAEVRDSAK; this is encoded by the exons ATGGAGTCGTGTCATAGTATTGTCAGGAGTTATTATATCTATCGATTTGTAACCCCAAATTGCCCTATAAATTTGAACAAATTTGCGAGCGTACCACTGTCTGGCTCTTCGTGCGCCGCCTTATCCTTAACAAGGAGTAGAAGGAGAAGCAGAAGAAGGGAGTTGCCGCCGTCAATGGAGACGCCACCGGATGGGTATAGAAGAAATGTGGGGATTTGTCTCGTTAATTCCTCTAAAAAG ATATTTACTGCTTTGAGGATAAACATCTCGGACACGTGGCAGATGCCTCAG GGTGGTGCTGGTGAGGGTGAAGACCTATTGACTGCAGCCATGAGGGAATTGAGGGAAGAAACCGGTGTTACTTCAGCTGAATTTGTGGCAGAG GCACCCTACTGGCTTACTTATGATTTTCCCCCGCAAACCAGAGAGAGACTCAGTCGTAGATGGGGTACCAATTACAAAGGTCAAACACAGAAGTG GTTTCTTTTCAAGTTCACTGGGAAGGAGGATGAGATAAATCTTTTGGGTGATGGAAGTGAAACTCCAGAATTTAAGGACTGGGCATGGTTGTTGCCGGAAAGAGTATTGGAGCTT GCTGTGGATTTCAAGAAGCCAGTCTATGAACAAGTTATGAAGGTATTTGGTCCATATCTTCAGGCAGATGCGGATGAAGATAGTGCAGCACAAAATGAAACCGAGGCCGAAGT
- the LOC7484695 gene encoding uncharacterized protein LOC7484695, giving the protein MWEKKIMYIKYKNNREKLYVLEIVEWLIQTFSNINLIKSEKKSMFKEKKCEVRTKKKMDPNVHVTSRNQNRTPPPPVFSLYKTTRVLRKIIPIAIRFSSFYLMDQQHLDDDEAKHWLPSHMFLSEAIPSRYTANSHYLSSNMDHHLPALLHRPSAPEATPCSQCIRPVVPDVSVNHLLPAYHDLGFSRGVEVGQRLCGNGTGQLSTRFDPVYSFQVKQRVDDFYLETRARVLQRQQNRLLQNQIYPSQANVIGLGGGYMKESGGTGVFHPRIVNPTTRTSTNVLKKKQAAGPRNRQESPLTQQRNDRKRVGVSKQEDCYYHLSPEMALPQDWAY; this is encoded by the exons ATGTGGGAGAAGAAaataatgtatattaaatacaaaaataatagagaGAAATTGTATGTTCTAGAAATTGTTGAGTGGTTAATT CAAACCTTTTCTAATATAAACTTAAtcaaaagtgagaaaaaaagtaTGTTTAAGGAGAAAAAGTG CGAAGTACGgaccaaaaagaaaatggacCCAAATGTGCATGTAACGTCAAGAAACCAGAACAGAACCCCACCACCCCCAGTCTTTTCCCTGTATAAAACCACCAGAGTTTTAAGGAAAATTATCCCGATTGCAATccgtttttcttctttttatctcaTGGATCAGCAACATTTGGATGATGATGAAGCTAAACATTGGCTTCCATCTCACATGTTCCTAAGTGAAGCCATTCCTTCTAGATATACTGCTAATTCTCACTACTTATCTAGCAATATGGATCACCATTTGCCTGCTTTACTCCACAGACCTTCTGCTCCAGAAGCAACTCCATGTTCACAG TGTATCAGACCAGTGGTTCCTGATGTTTCAGTGAACCATTTATTACCTGCGTATCATGATCTCGGTTTCAGTCGCGGTGTTGAAGTTGGTCAAAGGCTTTGTGGGAATGGAACTGGACAGCTTTCCAcccggtttgacccggtttatAGCTTCCAAGTTAAACAACGG GTTGATGATTTTTATCTGGAAACAAGAGCTAGGGTTTTGCAAAGGCAACAAAATCGCCTTCTTCAAAACCAGATTTATCCGTCTCAGGCAAATGTGATTGGCCTTGGCGGCGGCTATATGAAAGAATCTGGAGGTACTGGTGTGTTCCATCCTCGCATTGTAAACCCCACCACAAGAACCAGTACTAATGTACTTAAAAAGAAGCAAGCTG CTGGACCGAGAAATAGGCAAGAGTCCCCACTCACTCAACAGAGAAATGACCGGAAAAGGGTTGGTGTCAGCAAGCAGGAGGATTGCTATTATCATCTCTCCCCTGAGATGGCTTTGCCTCAGGATTGGGCTTACTGA
- the LOC7484694 gene encoding exocyst complex component EXO70A1, which produces MGVPQTMEALRERAEFIKESLQKSQTITDNMVSILGSFDHRLSALETAMRPTQIRTHSIRRAHENIDKTLKAAEVILSQFDLTRKAEAKILRGPHEDLESYLEAIDQLRSNVKFFSSNKSFKCSDGVLNHANQLLAKAISKLEEEFRKLLSNYSKPVEPDRLFECLPDSLRPSSSGSPRNHGDGSGKSLIDHQEKSLENAVYTLPILIPPRVLPLLHDLAQQMAQAGHQQQLFRIYRDTRASVLEQSLRKLGVERLGKDDVQKMQWEVLEAKIGNWIHYMRIAVKLLFAGEKKICDQILDGVDSLRDQCFAEVTVNSVSVLLSFGEAIAKSKRSPEKLFVLLDMYEIMRELHSETELLFGSKACIEMREAALSLTKRLAETVQETFVDFEEAVEKDATKTTVLDGTVHPLTSYVINYVKFLFDYQSTLKQLFREFDASDPDALLASVTTRIMQALQNSLDGKSKQYRDPALTQLFLMNNIHYIVRSVQRSEAKDLLGDDWVQIHRRIVQQHANQYKRISWAKILQCLSVQGGASGGGSAMGADGSASGISRAMVKDRFKTFNAQFEELHQRQSQWTVPDSELRESLRLAVAEVLLPAYRSFQKRFGPMVENGKNPQKYIRYSPEVLDRMMNEFFEGKTWNEQKR; this is translated from the exons ATGGGGGTGCCTCAAACAATGGAGGCGCTAAGAGAACGAGCTGAATTCATAAAAGAATCATTACAAAAAAGCCAAACCATCACTGATAACATGGTCTCCATCCTTGGCTCCTTCGACCATCGTCTCTCCGCCTTAGAAACCGCCATGCGTCCCACTCAG ATAAGGACGCATTCGATTAGAAGAGCAcatgaaaatattgataaaacgTTGAAGGCAGCAGAGGTCATTTTATCTCAATTTGACCTCACGCGAAAg GCAGAGGCTAAGATACTGAGAGGGCCACATGAAGATTTGGAAAGTTATTTAGAAGCGATTGATCAGCTAAGAAGCAATGTGAAATTTTTTAGCAGCAACAAAAGCTTTAAATGCAGTGATGGCGTGCTTAATCATGCCAATCAGTTACTTGCTAAAGCTATTTCTAAGCTTGAAGAGGAGTTTAGAAAGCTTTTATCTAATTACAG CAAGCCGGTGGAACCTGATCGACTTTTTGAATGTCTTCCTGACTCTCTACGTCCATCATCATCTGGATCGCCTAGGAACCATGGTGATGGCAGCGGCAAGAGTCTTATTGAtcaccaagaaaagagcttagaaAATGCTGTTTACACGCTCCCAATTCTTATTCCGCCGAGGGTTCTGCCACTGCTACATGATTTAGCTCAACAAATGGCTCAAGCTGGTCATCAACAACAGCTATTTAGAATCTACAG GGACACTCGTGCTTCAGTTTTGGAACAAAGCCTCAGGAAGTTAGGAGTTGAGAGACTTGGTAAAGATGATGTCCAGAAAATGCAGTGGGAGGTCCTGGAGGCTAAGATTGGGAATTGGATACATTATATGCGGATTGCT GTTAAACTGCTATTTGCTGGCGAAAAGAAAATTTGTGATCAAATACTTGATGGGGTTGATTCACTCCGGGATCAATGTTTTGCTGAAGTCACCGTAAACAGTGTGTCTGTGCTTCTTAGTTTTGGAGAGGCCATAGCCAAAAGCAAGAGATCACCAGAAAAACTATTTGTTCTATTAGATATGTATGAGATTATGCGAGAACTTCACTCAGAG ACTGAATTACTCTTTGGAAGTAAAGCCTGCATTGAAATGCGGGAGGCTGCATTGAGTTTAACGAAGCGACTAGCTGAAACGGTTCAAGAGAcctttgttgattttgaagaagCTGTAGAAAAAGATGCTACCAAAACCACTGTTCTAGATGGAACCGTCCATCCTCTGACTAGCTATGTGATAAATTACGTGAAGTTTCTCTTTGA TTACCAATCTACTTTGAAACAGCTCTTTCGAGAGTTTGATGCAAGTGATCCGGATGCTCTGTTGGCATCTGTAACAACAAGGATTATGCAGGCTCTTCAAAATAGCCTAGATGGGAAATCAAAGCAGTATAGAGATCCTGCTCTGACTCAATTATTTCTTATGAACAACATTCACTATATAGTGAGATCCGTGCAGAG GTCAGAAGCGAAGGATTTATTGGGTGATGATTGGGTGCAAATACACAGAAGGATAGTGCAACAGCATGCTAATCAGTATAAGAGAATTTCCTGGGCAAAG ATCCTGCAGTGTCTCTCTGTTCAAGGTGGTGCGTCAGGCGGTGGCAGTGCAATGGGAGCTGATGGCAGTGCCAGTGGAATTTCAAGAGCAATGGTGAAAGATAGATTCAAGACCTTCAATGCCCAATTTGAGGAGCTTCATCAAAGACAATCTCAATGGACTGTTCCAGACAGCGAGTTGCGCGAGTCTTTGAGGCTGGCTGTTGCTGAAGTTCTCTTGCCTGCATATAGGTCATTTCAAAAGCGTTTTGG GCCTATGGTTGAGAATGGAAAAAACCCTCAGAAGTATATTAGGTACTCTCCTGAAGTCCTTGATCGCATGATGAACGAGTTCTTTGAGGGTAAGACATGGAATGAGCAAAAACGGTAA
- the LOC7484693 gene encoding uncharacterized protein LOC7484693 has translation MASESSHNQQHNKGEYQSSESTHHDVPPSASHDLNPGAGYPPAMGYPPSMDYPPPPPGQYPGYPPPGYYPYAQAPPAAAYYNATVHQQQGYERSSGFSRCFLTTIIFLTLLIFTSSIIMWLVLRPQLPVFHVDNFSVSNLNATLPTFTANWEANLTVRNPNTRLKIEFSELQNFVFYEEDYLLASAITSRPFSLETKTSGVINAKLSENNKDNLVENWVVDKLAKERSNGSVSFNFRMLVWTTFRSGLWWKRNLSIKVMCEDIQVTFVGASGNGNIAANGLRDCLVFV, from the coding sequence ATGGCTTCTGAATCCAGTCACAATCAACAACACAACAAAGGAGAATATCAATCATCCGAAAGCACCCATCATGACGTTCCACCTTCAGCAAGCCATGATCTTAATCCAGGGGCAGGATATCCTCCAGCTATGGGTTATCCTCCTTCAATGGActatccaccaccaccaccagggCAATATCCAGGTTATCCACCGCCAGGTTATTATCCCTATGCACAAGCACCACCTGCAGCAGCCTATTATAACGCAACAGTACATCAACAACAAGGATATGAAAGGTCATCAGGTTTCTCACGATGCTTCCTTACAACGATAATATTCTTGACGTTGTTAATATTTACGTCAAGCATCATTATGTGGCTTGTATTGCGCCCTCAACTTCCTGTTTTTCACGTTGACAACTTCTCGGTATCGAATCTTAATGCCACCTTGCCTACCTTCACGGCTAATTGGGAAGCGAATTTAACAGTTCGAAATCCGAATACCAGGTTGAAAATAGAATTTAGTGAATTACAAAACTTTGTGTTTTACGAAGAAGATTATCTTCTTGCTTCAGCTATAACTTCCCGGCCTTTCTCCCTGGAAACAAAGACGAGCGGTGTAATAAATGCCAAGCTATCAGAGAATAACAAGGATAACTTGGTGGAGAACTGGGTGGTGGATAAATTGGCCAAGGAAAGGAGCAATGGATCAGTGAGTTTTAATTTCAGGATGCTGGTTTGGACTACGTTTAGATCAGGTTTATGGTGGAAAaggaatttaagcatcaaagtTATGTGTGAGGATATTCAGGTTACTTTTGTGGGTGCTTCAGGTAATGGGAATATTGCAGCCAATGGACTTAGGGACTGCTTAGTTTTTGTCTAG